A genomic stretch from Halichoerus grypus chromosome 5, mHalGry1.hap1.1, whole genome shotgun sequence includes:
- the SYNC gene encoding syncoilin isoform X1, whose product MASPEPRHGGDGAAQAARETRAEASSPLEEENSESPHEVGTLDPEVSLSLKGTLNLEDILYLGDKGDLDEIDETLCVEETEKPEETLHIEETRQPGEALDVDEPAKPEEILYVEEPAKPEETASPEQTGDRGETGTSEETARPEEGLSAGPSPSTEGLSIEDLELLEERFQQCVQAVAQLEGERDQLIHELVLLREPALREVQQVHQDILAAYKLHAQAELERDGLREEIRLVKQRLFRVTKECVACQYQLECRRQDVAQFAELRDVLTTRAAQLSEELVQLREAYQRQKEQLRQQLEAPPSQRDEHFLQESRRLSAQFENLMAESRQGLEEEYEPQLLRLLERKEAAAKALQKTQAEIQEMKEALRPLQAEARRLQLQNRNLEDQIRLVRQKRDEEVQQYREQLEEMEERQRQLRSGVQLQQQKNKEMEQLRISLAEELSTYKAMLPKSLGQANAPTSQAGGTETQSQGAV is encoded by the exons ATGGCCAGCCCGGAGCCCCGGCACGGCGGGGACGGCGCCGCCCAGGCCGCGAG GGAAACAAGAGCAGAAGCCAGTTCTCCTCTTGAAGAAGAGAACTCTGAATCCCCCCATGAGGTGGGGACTTTGGACCCAGAAGTGAGTCTGTCTTTGAAGGGGACCTTGAACTTAGAGGACATTCTCTACCTGGGGGACAAAGGTGACCTCGATGAGATAGATGAGACACTCTGTGTGGAAGAGACAGAGAAGCCCGAGGAGACACTGCACATCGAGGAGACCAGGCAGCCAGGGGAGGCCCTGGATGTGGACGAGCCTGCGAAGCCAGAGGAGATCCTCTATGTGGAAGAGCCCGCGAAGCCAGAAGAGACCGCAAGCCCAGAGCAGACCGGAGATCGGGGAGAGACGGGCACGAGCGAGGAGACAGCTCGCCCTGAGGAGGGCCTCAGCGCCGGGCCCAGTCCCAGCACAGAGGGCCTGAGCATAGAGGATCTGGAACTGCTGGAGGAGCGTTTCCAGCAGTGTGTCCAAGCTGTGGCCCAgctggaaggggagagggaccAGCTCATCCACGAGCTGGTGTTGCTCCGGGAACCAGCCCTGCGGGAGGTGCAGCAGGTCCACCAGGACATCCTGGCTGCCTACAAGCTGCACGCCCAGGCGGAGCTGGAGAGGGACGGGCTAAGGGAGGAGATCCGGCTGGTCAAGCAGAGGCTGTTCAGGGTGACCAAGGAGTGTGTGGCCTGCCAGTACCAGCTGGAGTGCCGCCGGCAGGACGTGGCCCAGTTTGCCGAGCTCCGGGACGTGCTGACCACCCGGGCGGCCCAGCTCTCCGAGGAACTGGTCCAGCTCCGGGAGGCCTAccagaggcagaaggagcagctACGGCAACAACTAGAAGCCCCTCCAAGCCAGAGGGACGAGCACTTTCTCCAGGAGAGCCGGCGGCTCTCTGCCCAGTTTGAGAACCTCATGGCGGAGAGCCGCCAGGGCCTGGAGGAGGAGTATGAGCCTCAGCTGCTGCGCCTTCTAGAGAGGAAAGAAGCTGCGGCCAAAGCTCTCCAGAAAACCCAGGCCGAGATCCAAGAGATGAAGGAGGCTCTGAGACCCCTGCAAGCAGAGGCCCGGCGGCTCCAGCTGCAGaacaggaacctggaggaccaGATCAGGCTTGTGAGGCAAAAGCGAGATGAGGAGGTGCAGCAGTACCGG GAACAGCTGGAGGAAATGGAAGAACGACAGAGGCAGTTAAGGAGTGGGGTGCAACTCCAGcaacagaagaacaaagagatGGAGCAGCTAAGGATCAGCCTTGCTGAAGAGCTCTCCACTTATAA ggctATGCTACCCAAGAGCCTGGGACAGGCTAACGCTCCCACTTCTCAGGCAGGTGGAACCGAGACACAGTCTCAAG GGGCTGTTTAG
- the SYNC gene encoding syncoilin isoform X2 produces MASPEPRHGGDGAAQAARETRAEASSPLEEENSESPHEVGTLDPEVSLSLKGTLNLEDILYLGDKGDLDEIDETLCVEETEKPEETLHIEETRQPGEALDVDEPAKPEEILYVEEPAKPEETASPEQTGDRGETGTSEETARPEEGLSAGPSPSTEGLSIEDLELLEERFQQCVQAVAQLEGERDQLIHELVLLREPALREVQQVHQDILAAYKLHAQAELERDGLREEIRLVKQRLFRVTKECVACQYQLECRRQDVAQFAELRDVLTTRAAQLSEELVQLREAYQRQKEQLRQQLEAPPSQRDEHFLQESRRLSAQFENLMAESRQGLEEEYEPQLLRLLERKEAAAKALQKTQAEIQEMKEALRPLQAEARRLQLQNRNLEDQIRLVRQKRDEEVQQYREQLEEMEERQRQLRSGVQLQQQKNKEMEQLRISLAEELSTYKGCLETYGRICNPETTKNLLVKDH; encoded by the exons ATGGCCAGCCCGGAGCCCCGGCACGGCGGGGACGGCGCCGCCCAGGCCGCGAG GGAAACAAGAGCAGAAGCCAGTTCTCCTCTTGAAGAAGAGAACTCTGAATCCCCCCATGAGGTGGGGACTTTGGACCCAGAAGTGAGTCTGTCTTTGAAGGGGACCTTGAACTTAGAGGACATTCTCTACCTGGGGGACAAAGGTGACCTCGATGAGATAGATGAGACACTCTGTGTGGAAGAGACAGAGAAGCCCGAGGAGACACTGCACATCGAGGAGACCAGGCAGCCAGGGGAGGCCCTGGATGTGGACGAGCCTGCGAAGCCAGAGGAGATCCTCTATGTGGAAGAGCCCGCGAAGCCAGAAGAGACCGCAAGCCCAGAGCAGACCGGAGATCGGGGAGAGACGGGCACGAGCGAGGAGACAGCTCGCCCTGAGGAGGGCCTCAGCGCCGGGCCCAGTCCCAGCACAGAGGGCCTGAGCATAGAGGATCTGGAACTGCTGGAGGAGCGTTTCCAGCAGTGTGTCCAAGCTGTGGCCCAgctggaaggggagagggaccAGCTCATCCACGAGCTGGTGTTGCTCCGGGAACCAGCCCTGCGGGAGGTGCAGCAGGTCCACCAGGACATCCTGGCTGCCTACAAGCTGCACGCCCAGGCGGAGCTGGAGAGGGACGGGCTAAGGGAGGAGATCCGGCTGGTCAAGCAGAGGCTGTTCAGGGTGACCAAGGAGTGTGTGGCCTGCCAGTACCAGCTGGAGTGCCGCCGGCAGGACGTGGCCCAGTTTGCCGAGCTCCGGGACGTGCTGACCACCCGGGCGGCCCAGCTCTCCGAGGAACTGGTCCAGCTCCGGGAGGCCTAccagaggcagaaggagcagctACGGCAACAACTAGAAGCCCCTCCAAGCCAGAGGGACGAGCACTTTCTCCAGGAGAGCCGGCGGCTCTCTGCCCAGTTTGAGAACCTCATGGCGGAGAGCCGCCAGGGCCTGGAGGAGGAGTATGAGCCTCAGCTGCTGCGCCTTCTAGAGAGGAAAGAAGCTGCGGCCAAAGCTCTCCAGAAAACCCAGGCCGAGATCCAAGAGATGAAGGAGGCTCTGAGACCCCTGCAAGCAGAGGCCCGGCGGCTCCAGCTGCAGaacaggaacctggaggaccaGATCAGGCTTGTGAGGCAAAAGCGAGATGAGGAGGTGCAGCAGTACCGG GAACAGCTGGAGGAAATGGAAGAACGACAGAGGCAGTTAAGGAGTGGGGTGCAACTCCAGcaacagaagaacaaagagatGGAGCAGCTAAGGATCAGCCTTGCTGAAGAGCTCTCCACTTATAA GGGCTGTTTAGAAACGTATGGCCGAATCTGTAAcccagaaacaacaaaaaaccttttagTAAAGGATCACTAA